From Neisseria musculi, the proteins below share one genomic window:
- the bioD gene encoding dethiobiotin synthase: MTVIRQRPSETMQQQVYFVTGTDTGAGKTFCTAAMLQAAAQAGRRSIGFKPVASGADGSGTNTDVAVLQAASTVRLPYALHNIYTFAEATAPHLAAADAGVSIEAAALSRGLAAIKQHGDFVLVEGAGGWLTPLCAQTDFAGWVAAERLAVILVVGLKLGCINHALLTAQAVRHTGLPLAGWVANCLSAQPHRFADYLAALRARISAPLLGVMPFLPQAGAEDAAAYVDISALLPASDAVGR, encoded by the coding sequence TTGACCGTAATCCGTCAAAGGCCGTCTGAAACCATGCAGCAGCAAGTTTATTTCGTTACCGGCACCGACACCGGAGCAGGCAAGACATTCTGCACCGCAGCCATGCTGCAAGCCGCCGCGCAAGCAGGCAGGCGCAGCATCGGCTTCAAGCCCGTGGCTTCGGGAGCGGACGGCTCCGGCACCAATACCGATGTGGCCGTATTGCAGGCCGCTTCGACCGTGCGCCTGCCCTATGCCCTGCACAATATTTACACCTTCGCCGAAGCCACCGCACCACATTTGGCCGCCGCCGATGCCGGTGTATCCATCGAAGCGGCGGCGTTGAGCCGGGGCTTGGCCGCCATCAAACAGCACGGCGATTTTGTGTTGGTGGAAGGCGCGGGCGGCTGGCTCACGCCTTTGTGCGCGCAAACCGACTTTGCCGGCTGGGTAGCGGCAGAGCGGTTGGCGGTGATATTGGTGGTGGGTTTGAAGCTCGGCTGTATCAACCATGCCCTGCTCACCGCGCAGGCCGTGCGGCATACGGGTTTGCCGTTGGCCGGATGGGTGGCAAACTGTTTGAGCGCGCAGCCCCACCGTTTTGCGGACTATCTGGCTGCTTTGCGGGCGCGCATTTCCGCGCCGCTGCTCGGGGTGATGCCGTTTCTGCCGCAGGCGGGGGCGGAAGATGCCGCTGCCTATGTGGATATATCCGC